Genomic DNA from Williamwhitmania sp.:
GAGCACCTGGCCGTAAGACATTCTCATTGTGAAGTTGGCGTCGGGGTAGTGTGCCTTTTGTGGTTCCATTGCTAGAATACCCGCAATGTATAGGCGATGTCCTTTCTCAAAGTCGTCTTTGAAGGGGGCCATGCTCGTCGATGCTGCTCTCAGGGTTGCAATAATTGAATTGCCCATTTTTGCAACAGGATCATTATTGAGAACCTCCTTGCTTGGGTTCTCCACAAAGGCTAATGCTTTGGCTTTGCTCGCAAAAATGGAGGTGGCATAGAGGTTATCAATGTAGCTATCGGTGTTACCTCCATACAGGGAGTCGATGGTGGCATAAAATTCGGGAAGGTAGCTAGCGCCAACTCTCGACTTATAAACTTTTACAAGGCTGAGTGCGACCTTTTTGTCGAGTGGAGTGCTAAAATCCTTGTAGAAATCCTCAAGTGCTTTTTTCCATTCTTTCTGAATAGTTGCCTTCTCCTCATCGGTTTTGGCCATGGTATAGCGGCCAAGGTAAGCTGTAGAAATACGGGCCGGGTTTAGAATTTCAGTTCCCATTAGAAAACATTCGTAAAGATTTTGCTGCGCGTTGAGCATCTCTTTTCTGCCTTCTACCGCCGATTTAATTAGGTTAAGTGCATCGCCATACTCCTTTACCCTATCAGGGCTCTGGTTTACCCAAGCCATGAATTTTTCTTCCTCTGCTTTTTTAGTGTCATAAACATGTAGGCGCTTCAACCCCCTGTTCATGCCAATGGAGTTCTTCCAATAGTTGCTCGACATGGCAAACTTGGAGGCGTACATGATACGGATTGTATCGTTGGCCCGCATATCTTTAGAGAGAATATCTTGACGTATGCCTCTATCGTAAATGCGATTTGGGTTTACAAGGTTGAGCGTTTCATTTACTTCGTAGGAAGTCATGTAGCGCTCGGTAGAACCAGGATAACCCATAATCATGGCAAAGTCGTTTTTCTTAACGCCTTTAATGGAGATGGGAAAGTGGTATTTCGGCTTCAACGGCACGTTATCTTTTGAGTATTCTGCAGGATTGCCATTTTTATCTGCATAAACTCTAAACAATGAAAAGTCGCCGGTGTGGCGTGGCCACATCCAGTTGTCGGTTTCTCCACCAAACTTACCAATGGAAGAGGGAGGTGCTCCCACCATTCTAATGTCCTTGTAAGTTTCGTAAACCAACATGTAGTAATTGTTACCACCAAAGAAGTTCTTAACCTGAGCATTGTAAAGTGTGCCCTGAGTTGCCTTGTCGGCAAGGGCCTTGCCAGCCCTGTAGGCAATCATATCGCGCTCAGTTTCTGTTTTGGCAATCTTTACTGAGTCGA
This window encodes:
- a CDS encoding S46 family peptidase — translated: MKKLLAIFLGAFLIFGTPAIADEGMWLLPLIQQLNIKQMKKEGFKLSAEDIYSINKTSLKDAVIIFGRGCSGEIISDKGLILTNHHCGYEAIQEHSTVDNDYLKDGFWAQTMAEEIPTPGLTVTFLVRIEDVTKQILDSVKIAKTETERDMIAYRAGKALADKATQGTLYNAQVKNFFGGNNYYMLVYETYKDIRMVGAPPSSIGKFGGETDNWMWPRHTGDFSLFRVYADKNGNPAEYSKDNVPLKPKYHFPISIKGVKKNDFAMIMGYPGSTERYMTSYEVNETLNLVNPNRIYDRGIRQDILSKDMRANDTIRIMYASKFAMSSNYWKNSIGMNRGLKRLHVYDTKKAEEEKFMAWVNQSPDRVKEYGDALNLIKSAVEGRKEMLNAQQNLYECFLMGTEILNPARISTAYLGRYTMAKTDEEKATIQKEWKKALEDFYKDFSTPLDKKVALSLVKVYKSRVGASYLPEFYATIDSLYGGNTDSYIDNLYATSIFASKAKALAFVENPSKEVLNNDPVAKMGNSIIATLRAASTSMAPFKDDFEKGHRLYIAGILAMEPQKAHYPDANFTMRMSYGQVL